Part of the Candidatus Dadabacteria bacterium genome is shown below.
TTGTCAATAGTGCTTATAATCGCCGTTTTTCCCAAGACCGAGTACCTGCCCACGGGAAACAGGAACCTGCTTTTCGGGATACTTATACCGCCTCCCGGATACAATGTCGAGGAATATACGTCCATCGGAAAGCAGCTCGAGGCTGATCTCGAACCCTACATGAACGGAAAGACCGCGACCGGGAAAGATCTCCCGCGGATAAAGAATTTCTTCTATGTCGCGAGGGGAAAACAGATTTTCATGGGCGCGGTCGCCGAGAACAGAAAGGAACTCAAGAAACTTTTTCCCGTTCTTCAACAGGCCCTATCCAAGGTCCCGGGAACGTTCGGCGTGATAATTCAGCCCAGCATCTTTAACGCCAACATAGGCGAGGGGAGGTCGATAGACGTTAACGTCACGGGAGATGATCTGGATGAGATACTGAGGACCGCCAGGAGCGTGTTTTTCATGTCCATGGAGAGCATTCCCGGGGCGCAGATAAGACCGATTCCGAGCCTTGATCTCGGAAACCCCGAACTCAGGATCATTACTGAACGGGAGGCGGCTTCCCGGGTCGGGATCACCAACAGCGAGCTCGGGTTTACCGTGAGATCCCTGATAGACGGAGTCCAGGCAAGCGAGTTTAACCTCGAGGGACAGGAGGTCGACATAGTCTTGCGGGCGGAGCAGGATTTCTCCGAGAGAACTCAGGATATAGAGAACATAATGATCACTTCTCCGAGCGGGCAGGTAATTACCGTGGGAGCCCTGGCCAGGGTCAGTCTTGAAAACGGCCCGGAGCAGATAAATCACTACGAAAGACAAAGGGTGATAACGATACAGATAACTCCTCCTGAGGAAATTGCGCTTGAGGAGGCGATAGAGACCGTTAACGACGATATAATCTCCGTGCTTCGGCAAAGCGGCCAGGTGGGGGAGCGGACCGGTTTTGTCCTTGCCGGGACCGCGGACAAGCTCGCGACGGCAAAAGACGCGCTTCAGTGGAACTTTCTCCTGGCCGTGGTGATATCGTTTCTGCTGATGGCGGCTCTTTTCGGAAGTTTTCTCCATCCGCTTGTTATTCTGGTCACGGTTCCGTTTGCCTCCCTCGGAGGGTTCCTCGGGCTTTTTATCCTTAACCTGTTCACGTACCAGCCGCTTGATATACTGACGATGCTGGGCTTTGTTATTCTCATAGGGATAGTCATTAACAACGCCATACTCATAGTTCACCAGGCGCTTAACAACATCCGGGCGGGAATGGAGCAGCAGGCGGCCATACGCGAATCGGTAAGGGTGAGGATAAGGCCGATCTTCATGAGCACCCTGACGAGCGTGTTCGGCATGCTTCCCCTTGTGCTTGCCCCGGGGGAAGGCTCTGAGCTCTACAAGGGACTTGGAAGCGTCGTGGTCGGCGGACTTGTTCTCTCCACGGTCTTCACCCTGTTTCTGATCCCTTCGGTTTTCAGCCTCATGCTCGAGTTCCGAAGAAGGCCCTCCTTCTTATGAAACCGGTTTTGTTTGTGGCATAATAAATTCCCTAACTGAAATTGACGATTATCTGGAGGGAATCTTAAATGGCTAAGACGAAATACAGGGTGGAATCCGACTCGATGGGAAAGATGAAAGTTCCCTCGGACGCTTATTACGGGGCGCAGACGGCAAGGGCGGTTGAGAACTTTCCCGTGAGCGGACGCACTCTTCCAAGGGAATTCATAAGGGCGATGGGTCTTGTGAAACTGGCCGCCGCCCATACAAACTCAGAACTCGGGTTCTTGAAGAAGGGTGCCGCGCGGGCCATAGCGAGGGCCGCGCAGGAGGTTGTCGACGGGAAGCTTGACGATCATTTCGTGGTGGACGTTTTTCAGACGGGTTCTGGCACCTCGACCAACATGAACACGAACGAAGTGATAGCCAACAGGGCGACCGAGATACTTAAGGGAAAGACCCGGGTGCATCCGAACGACCATGTGAACATGGGTCAGTCAAGCAATGACGTGATCCCCACGGCCATGCATGTCTCTTCTCTTGAGGCGATAGAAAAGGATCTTATACCGTCGCTTGAGTATCTTCGCGACGCATTCTCGAAAAAGGCAAAGGAGTTTGATTACATAGTAAAGATAGGACGCACCCACCTTATGGACGCTACCCCTATACGGCTCGGCCAGGAGTTCAGCGGGTACGCGAGCATGGTCGATCACGGGATCTCGAGATTAAAGGGGATAAGAAACGACCTTTCGGAACTCGCCATAGGGGGGACCGCGGTCGGCACGGGGATAAACACCCACAGGGATTTCGGAAAAAAGGTGGCGGCGAGGATAAGCGAGGCTACGGGGGTTAAGTTCAGGGAGGCTAAAAACCACTTCGAGGCCCAGGCGTCAAAGGACGCGGTTGTCCAGGCAAGCGGAGCGCTAAAGACGGTCTCCGTAAGCCTCATCAAGATAGCAAATGACATACGGTGGCTTGGAAGCGGCCCGCGCTGCGGCTTCGGAGAGATCCTTCTGCCCGCGATACAGCCGGGTTCGTCCATTATGCCGGGGAAAATTAACCCAGTGATCGGCGAGTCGGTTACGCAGGTCGCGGCCCAGGTAATCGGCAATGACGCGGCGATAACGATCGGAGGACAGTCGGGGAATTTCGAGCTCAACGTGATGATGCCCATGATGGCGGACAATCTCCTTCAGTCGATAAGGCTTCTCTCGAGGGTATGCACCGTGTTTGTCGACAAGTGCATCTCTGGTATAGAGGCGGACGAAGAGCGCTGCGGGGAAACCATCGAGCAGAGCCTCGCCATGTGCACCAGCCTCGCGCCGATCATAGGTTATGACAACGCGGCTGCGATTGCGAAGGAAGCCTACGCTTCGGGGAGCACCGTAAGGGAAGTTGCCAGGCAAAAGGGAGTGCTTTCAGACGAGGAACTTGACAAGGTTCTTGATCCGCTGTCGATGACAAAGCCGACTTCCTAGTGCCATGGGCCCGGATAGCCGTTTGGTGGTACAGAGTATTTTCGGCGGAAATTTGAATAATGAGGAAAATTCTTTTAGTTTTTCTGCTTTTTTTAGCGGTTCCGGTTTCTTCTTACGGAAAAGAAGAGGTTTACAAGACCTATACCGATATCGGAGAACTTGAACCGCCGGCTGTAACCATTTCGCAGGTTCTCTCCTCACGTGATGAGTTTGACAGAAAGATATTCACGCTCGAGGGGCAGGTAGGTGATCTGCGGTTCAGGAAAATGGCGAACGGAAGAAAGTTCACTCTGTTTCAATTTTTTGACAACGATCCGGGAAGAAGGATAAACGTCTACGCCAGGGGGTTCGTGCAAGGCATTGAGAACGGCAGCCGAGTAAGGATATGGGGCCGCTACAGCAAGCATAAGAGGTATTTTATCTCAAAGCGAAATAACATCATGAAGGCAAAAAAAATCCAGATTGAAGGAATTCCGCAGTCGGGACAGAGCGGAACTGAAGAGAGAGATTCTTCTTAAGAGGTATTGAGGTATATATTCAGGTATGTATTTAATTGACATTCCATGCAAAACCCCGTACACTTGAGGCATAAAACAGGAGGTAGTTATGGAAACCTTGCTAACCAAAAAAACCGCTTCATTAACCGAACTTCGCGACCCTGGGAATGTGATCAAGAAAGCCGGTGGCAAGCCCGTTGCCATCTTGAACCGAAATAGGCTTGTTGGCTATTTCGTGCCTGCTTCCGCTGTGAACAAAGTCAGTTTTGAGCTTGCTGACCCTGACGAAGTTGACGTCGCTATTGCGAAGAGCATAGCCAAGAATCAGCCAATCCTGGACTATCTGAAAGACAAATAGAAATGAACTATTTGTTTTCAGAAAAGGTGATAGCCATTCATGAACAAGTTGTTGTTGGATCCAGTGAACTTCAGGGTATGGCCCTGAACAAGTCCATTGAATCCGTTCTGGCCCGTGTAGACAATCGCGTTGCCTACGGAATGATTGAGGATATCTTTGAGTTGGCTGCCACTTACGCCTGTTATATTGCCGTTGGTCGTGTATTTAATGACGGAAATAAGCGAACAGCCTTTACGGCAATGGATACTTGTTTGCGGATTAACGGCATAGAATTGGATTTTGACACGGAAAGAGCAAGTGAGATGATTATTAAAGCTGCACAAGGCATTGTTGATGAAGAAGAACTGGCGGAGTGGCTTAGAATCTGACTCAACAGAATTTGTGAATTCAGGATGCCTAAAATGACTCTAAATACTGAAAAGGGAAAAGCCGGCATGCTGTTCGAAGATTTCCTTAAAGAACAGGGAACTTATGAGGAAACGACCGAGCGGGCAGTAAGGCGCGTTCTGGTCTTCCAAGTTGTTCAATTGATGAAAAAATATTTAGAACGTAATTAATCTTTTCACAAGTTCAGATATAATTTTTCCGAAAGGTTCTGCCCCTTGAGGGGTTTCAGTTCCAAAAACGGCTTTTCTCAGAATCTCCGGCATTTCTTTGCTAGATGAAGCTAATTTATCACGCCAAAGAACTCACTTTTAAAAATCTTTTCAAAAAATACGGGCTTAACCCAAGCGACGAAGCGACCCTGTTTCTTCTTCCAGGGGTATCGGTTGTACAGGAAATAGAAGATTGCTACTCTGGCGAAGGGGTGTGGGGGAAAAACCTGCTTACGTTCAGCGAACTTTCTGATTTTGTAAACGAGACATCCCCGAACCTCAAAAAGAAAAGGATATCGAGAACCCAGATACTGTCCGTAACCAGAAAAGCGGCGGAATTGGTCTCGGGCGACCTTGAGGTTTTCGGGGAGTTTTCGGAGAACCGGGATTTTCTCGACGCCGCGGCTTCAATTATCTCGAAACTGAAGCAGGGCAGAATTTCGGTAAAGGAGCTTGCCGGGTCTGCCGGAACGATCAAGGCGCGGAGCCTGCGGAAAAAACTCTCGGATATAGGGCTTGTTTACGAAAAATACGAGGTGCTCATCTCTGAAAGAGGTTTTCTTGATGACGCGGATTCCGTCCGTGTAGTTTCAAAAGAGCTTGACCGGGAAGGAATTGACAGGTTTTTCCCGTCGGCGAAAAAACTTGCTGTCTTCGGTTTTTCCGACTTCACCCTCTGCGAGCTTGACGTGATAAAAAGCCTTTCCTCCCGGGTTTCCGAAACTTTCTTTTTCGTAAGCGATTTCGGCGGTCTTCACGAATACAGAGACTGCTTTGTGGACAGGCTCGGTGAAGCCTCCGTTGTCTGCGAGGAGGATCTCGCCATGATCAGTCAACCTGGGGAGTCTGGACCGAGAACTGAGTTCAGAGATTTCTACGATTCCCACGAAGAGATTGAACATGTCTCAAGGACGATAAAAAAGCTTGTTCTTGACAAGGAACGCAAGCCGTCTGATTTCAGGGTGCTTGTGAGGTCGGCGCAGCGCCGCGGCCGCTCAGTAGCAGGCATATTCGAGAAAAACGGAATCGCGGTCAACCTGAGAAACTGGGGTACCCTCGCGGAGAGCACGTACGGACAGATTGTGCGTGATATTCTCTGTCTAAAGTCCGGCAATTTTCACAGAGACGACCTGATACGTCTTTTTCAGAGCCCGCTTTTCATCTTCTATCTGGGAGAGTCAGAGCCCGCGCGGCGATGCGTGAACCTTGTGAGAACGCTTTCATCCGCCAACGCGAAACACACGACCATAAGCGGAATCCCGGGCTGGAAAAGGGTTCTCGAACATATAACGAATCTTGACGGGCAACTTGCTTCCGTCGCGGGTGCCGTAAACCTCGCTCTTGACTCGGTGTCGTCTAAGTTCGGAAGAAAAAGCTTCGCCGCCATGACTTCTGACCTGAGAAAGGTTCTCTCAGAACTCAGGGCCTCTGAGAGTTCCGCGCTGCTTATAGAGAGAAACGCCGTGACAAGGGAGTGTTTCGATGAGTTTTTCTCTTTCCTGAGAGATCTTTCCTTTTCTCGCGGAGAGTTTGATTTCAGGGTTTCGGGCCCGGCGGAGTATCTGCGCCTTCTCGAAGATGCAATGATGGAGCGGACGGTACCCTACAAGACCCCCAGCGCGCCTGAGACGCGGAGGGTAAGCGTTACTGATTTTTCCTCGGCCCGCGGCACAAACCCTCGGTTTGTCTTTATGACGGGCCTTTCAGACGGCTCTTTTCCCTCTTCCCAGCCAGCTGACCCGGTACTGAAACCCAGGGAAAAAGTCGAAATAAACCGTGCGCTCGGAAAAACGGTTTTTGAGTCAGAAGGTCTTCACTACGAGAAGGAAAAGCATCTTTTTCTCTGTCTCTCCGCGGCGGCTTCAGAGAAAGCGTTTTTATCCTGTTTCCGCTACGACCAGACATCAAAGGAGGTTAACCGCTCCGATTTCCTAGAGGAAACCATGGGCATCTCCGAAACCAGGCGCCCCGGGAGCGTCTGTGCGCCTGAGAACCTGTTCTCGCCTGAAGATATTTTTTTTCACGGTCTGTCATCCTCCCGAAACGGAGACGAGAGAATCTCCGGGACTCTTATTCGTCACTACGGCTCTGACATTCTGGGCCATCTTCGCGCCGGTGTTTCCGCCGAGAGAAAGAGGCTTGAGGCGGATGGAAATTATAGTGAATTTGAAGGGGCGCTCCTTTCTCCTCCTCCGCGACCGGATGCTTTTTCTCCCACAGCGCTTGAAGATTACGGCACATGCCCCTTCATGTATTTTTCAAAAAGGATCTTGGGACTTTCAAATCCGCGGTCCCCGGACGAGCAAAGGGCCTCTCGGCTCGACCTGGGCTCGCTCGCCCACAGATTTCTCGGTGAGTTTATGGAGAGTCTTTTCTCCGGAAGCTCGGACCATGGTGGAGAAGGCGGCGTTGGAATGCTCTATGATGAGCTCAGGCAGAAGTATGAGAGCGGCACCGCGATTTTTTCCCATCTTCCCGAAAATGTCGCGGCCGCGGAGAAAAAAGCATTTTTTGAACACACGCTCTGGAATTTTATCTATGATGAGCTGTGGAGAATCGAAAAGGATCTCCACGTGCCGTCATTTTTTGAAAAGGAAGTGGAGTTCCGCATAGAGGATGTGAAAATCAGGGGGAAGGTTGACAGAGTTGATATCCAGAGTTCGTTTGAACACGGAACCAAGGTTGAAGTCGTGGATTACAAGATCGGAGGTATCGGGGAGAAGAAATTTTTTGACTTCAGGAATCTCCAGCTCCCTCTTTACCTAAGAGCGCTGCTTGATGAAGGAATGTATCCGGTCCGCGGATCCTATCGTTCAATCTCAAACCCGGAAAAGATCGTTTCGTCCAGAAAGATTTCCGACATTTCTTTTCGCGAAGCGGTTTCTCTCGCCGGATCCTACATAAGCTGCATAGAGAGAGGATTCTTTCCTCCGTACGTGGGGAAAAAACCGGCGGAACATGGCGAATACCTGCTTCAGATGCTGAAGGGTCAGCCTTGCTCATACTGTGATTACGCGGATCTCTGCAGGGTGAAAAACGGGACAAAAAGAAAAGCGGCAGCTTCTGCGGAGGAGGGCGATGCGGAGAATATCTGAATTTCTGAGCCTTAACCAAGAGCAGAGCCGGATACTGGAAGCGGCGGAGAAGACGGCTGTGAGGGCGGGAGCCGGATCGGGCAAGACAAGGGCCATAATAGCCAGATATATAGGCATTCTCGAAACCGGGGAGGCGGATATCCCGCAGATAGTGGCTATTACCTTCACGGAAAACGCCGCGGCTGAACTCAAGTCAAGGATAATACACGAGATAGCAAGATATATCGGCAGGTACGGGCACAGGGGAAACATAATGGACGGGTGGCGCAGAAAAATTTCATCCGCTCCCATAGGAACGATTCACAGTTTCTGTTCGGGAATGCTCAGGGAAAACGCCTTTGATTCAGGGCTCCCCCTCGGTTTCTCCGTGATTGAGGATTCGGAGAAAGATTCTTTTTACGAGCAGAGCGCGGGCAGGTTCTTTCTGGAGAAAACAAAAAGCGCCGACCCCCGTCTCAGAAGGCTTCTGGAACTTGAGTCTTATGATTACGCCCGGATAGTGAGAACAACGTCCATGATACTGAAAGAAGCGGCGAGGCTTCATCTCGTCCCTCCCTTCAGCTATGTCGCCAGCCATGCTTTTCCGGAGAAGCCCGACGCTGGAAAACTTGAAGACATGCAGAGGGATCTCCAGAAAAAGATCGGGGAGCATATCTCCCTGCTTCCTTCCGTTTCCAGGAAAAAAAGAGACGATCTCGAAGTTCTTGGCAGAAAAATAGACATAACCTTGGGCATTGACAGCAATATTCGCCACCTAAAAGTACTTTACGGGAGCGTAAAAGACAGCGTGAAAACCTATGAGGTTGAGCAGTCGAGAAAATCGCTTCTGAGTACCTTGTTTCGGATAATGGGCTATTACGACCATGAGATCAACTCTCTTTATCTCGATCTCTCGGGTGACGCGTACCAGTTTCTGGTCAACCGGAGAATCGGAGAGGAGAAGATTGAATACGAGGACATGATCCGGTTCGCCATGGAACTTCTCGGAGAAAATCCCGGGATACTCAGTTATTACAGGAATTTTTTCAGGTTCATAATAGTTGACGAATTTCAGGATACGGACTGTCTTCAGCTTGAGCTTCTGGAGCTGCTTACGGACGGCGACGCGGGCGGGAGCCTTATAGCCGTTGGCGATCTTAACCAGTCGATCTACGGTTTCAGGGGAGCGCAGCCCGAGATGTTCGCGGATATACTGGGGCGCGAGGACTTTGAAAAGATTTCCTTTACGACCAACTACCGCTCAAGCGGATCCCTTATAGGATTTTTCAACGCTTTTTTCGAAGGCGTTTTCCCGACGGGATATTATGATCCGATGACGCTTGCGCCGGGGGAAGCCGACTCCGGAGAACCCGTCGAGGTGATTGTCAGCGAGGGCGCGAGCTCCTCTGAGTGCGCCGAGCTCGAGGCACGCGCCGTGGCTTCGAGGATAGCGGAGCTTCAGCGGGAATCCTGCGGGAGGACGGCAATTCTTTTCAGGTCGTCTTCAAAGGTTTCTGTTTATGAAAACGCGCTTGCGCGGGAAGGGGTAAGGTTCCAGTCCCGCGTGGGACGCGATTTCTACGATCTCGCTGAAGTTAGGGATGTTATGTCCATGCTTCGGTATTTTCTTGATCCGAAGGATGATCTGGCTCTTGCGTCGGTGCTCAGGTCTCCCTACTTCGGGGCGTCTGATGATGAACTGCTTTCCCATTTCCGCGGCGAACCGCAAAAAAACGGCCGCAGAGTCAGCGAATATATACGCTTTCTTGACAGAAAAAGGGAGGAGAACATCGGCGCCGATACATTCAGGGTGGTTGATCTCGCGGTAAACGGCCTCGGTTATTCCTCCGCGGTCCGCGCTCTTCCTGACAGCGAGGCGAGGTATCTTAACCTCAGAAAAGTTCTTCTCGTGACCGAAGGCCTGATTTCGCGTAAAGGGTGCGGACTTTGCCAGGTGGTCGAACATTTTGATTCAATGTGGCGGGAGGGGGCCGAAGAACGCATGTTTGAAGAAACGGGCGACGACGTGGTGAGGCTCATGACGGTTCACGGGGCGAAGGGGCTTGAGTTTGAGAATGTTTTTATCTGCGATACCAATTCACGGAAACCGACCAAATCCGAAAGAGTGATGGCGGACGTAGAGAGAGGATTTATAATCAGATATCCTGCCGCCGCTTCGGATTACTGGAATGACCTCAAGGGGGATATTGAAACAAGAGAAGCGCTTGAAGAGCGGCGGGCGCTTTACGTGGCGATGACCCGGGCGGAGAAAAGGCTTTTTATATGTTTAAGCGGCAAACGTGCGTCCAAGGAACAGCGGATACTGATCGAGGAGGACAGCTTCGCCGAACTCATCGATTCAAGACTTTCGCTGTCTTCC
Proteins encoded:
- a CDS encoding class II fumarate hydratase — its product is MAKTKYRVESDSMGKMKVPSDAYYGAQTARAVENFPVSGRTLPREFIRAMGLVKLAAAHTNSELGFLKKGAARAIARAAQEVVDGKLDDHFVVDVFQTGSGTSTNMNTNEVIANRATEILKGKTRVHPNDHVNMGQSSNDVIPTAMHVSSLEAIEKDLIPSLEYLRDAFSKKAKEFDYIVKIGRTHLMDATPIRLGQEFSGYASMVDHGISRLKGIRNDLSELAIGGTAVGTGINTHRDFGKKVAARISEATGVKFREAKNHFEAQASKDAVVQASGALKTVSVSLIKIANDIRWLGSGPRCGFGEILLPAIQPGSSIMPGKINPVIGESVTQVAAQVIGNDAAITIGGQSGNFELNVMMPMMADNLLQSIRLLSRVCTVFVDKCISGIEADEERCGETIEQSLAMCTSLAPIIGYDNAAAIAKEAYASGSTVREVARQKGVLSDEELDKVLDPLSMTKPTS
- a CDS encoding type II toxin-antitoxin system death-on-curing family toxin gives rise to the protein MNYLFSEKVIAIHEQVVVGSSELQGMALNKSIESVLARVDNRVAYGMIEDIFELAATYACYIAVGRVFNDGNKRTAFTAMDTCLRINGIELDFDTERASEMIIKAAQGIVDEEELAEWLRI
- a CDS encoding PD-(D/E)XK nuclease family protein, translated to MKLIYHAKELTFKNLFKKYGLNPSDEATLFLLPGVSVVQEIEDCYSGEGVWGKNLLTFSELSDFVNETSPNLKKKRISRTQILSVTRKAAELVSGDLEVFGEFSENRDFLDAAASIISKLKQGRISVKELAGSAGTIKARSLRKKLSDIGLVYEKYEVLISERGFLDDADSVRVVSKELDREGIDRFFPSAKKLAVFGFSDFTLCELDVIKSLSSRVSETFFFVSDFGGLHEYRDCFVDRLGEASVVCEEDLAMISQPGESGPRTEFRDFYDSHEEIEHVSRTIKKLVLDKERKPSDFRVLVRSAQRRGRSVAGIFEKNGIAVNLRNWGTLAESTYGQIVRDILCLKSGNFHRDDLIRLFQSPLFIFYLGESEPARRCVNLVRTLSSANAKHTTISGIPGWKRVLEHITNLDGQLASVAGAVNLALDSVSSKFGRKSFAAMTSDLRKVLSELRASESSALLIERNAVTRECFDEFFSFLRDLSFSRGEFDFRVSGPAEYLRLLEDAMMERTVPYKTPSAPETRRVSVTDFSSARGTNPRFVFMTGLSDGSFPSSQPADPVLKPREKVEINRALGKTVFESEGLHYEKEKHLFLCLSAAASEKAFLSCFRYDQTSKEVNRSDFLEETMGISETRRPGSVCAPENLFSPEDIFFHGLSSSRNGDERISGTLIRHYGSDILGHLRAGVSAERKRLEADGNYSEFEGALLSPPPRPDAFSPTALEDYGTCPFMYFSKRILGLSNPRSPDEQRASRLDLGSLAHRFLGEFMESLFSGSSDHGGEGGVGMLYDELRQKYESGTAIFSHLPENVAAAEKKAFFEHTLWNFIYDELWRIEKDLHVPSFFEKEVEFRIEDVKIRGKVDRVDIQSSFEHGTKVEVVDYKIGGIGEKKFFDFRNLQLPLYLRALLDEGMYPVRGSYRSISNPEKIVSSRKISDISFREAVSLAGSYISCIERGFFPPYVGKKPAEHGEYLLQMLKGQPCSYCDYADLCRVKNGTKRKAAASAEEGDAENI
- a CDS encoding UvrD-helicase domain-containing protein; translation: MRRISEFLSLNQEQSRILEAAEKTAVRAGAGSGKTRAIIARYIGILETGEADIPQIVAITFTENAAAELKSRIIHEIARYIGRYGHRGNIMDGWRRKISSAPIGTIHSFCSGMLRENAFDSGLPLGFSVIEDSEKDSFYEQSAGRFFLEKTKSADPRLRRLLELESYDYARIVRTTSMILKEAARLHLVPPFSYVASHAFPEKPDAGKLEDMQRDLQKKIGEHISLLPSVSRKKRDDLEVLGRKIDITLGIDSNIRHLKVLYGSVKDSVKTYEVEQSRKSLLSTLFRIMGYYDHEINSLYLDLSGDAYQFLVNRRIGEEKIEYEDMIRFAMELLGENPGILSYYRNFFRFIIVDEFQDTDCLQLELLELLTDGDAGGSLIAVGDLNQSIYGFRGAQPEMFADILGREDFEKISFTTNYRSSGSLIGFFNAFFEGVFPTGYYDPMTLAPGEADSGEPVEVIVSEGASSSECAELEARAVASRIAELQRESCGRTAILFRSSSKVSVYENALAREGVRFQSRVGRDFYDLAEVRDVMSMLRYFLDPKDDLALASVLRSPYFGASDDELLSHFRGEPQKNGRRVSEYIRFLDRKREENIGADTFRVVDLAVNGLGYSSAVRALPDSEARYLNLRKVLLVTEGLISRKGCGLCQVVEHFDSMWREGAEERMFEETGDDVVRLMTVHGAKGLEFENVFICDTNSRKPTKSERVMADVERGFIIRYPAAASDYWNDLKGDIETREALEERRALYVAMTRAEKRLFICLSGKRASKEQRILIEEDSFAELIDSRLSLSSRCLQIPDGFADQEMGIVFPGLGTTASKEPVRVRETPSSVRKEISSDLKYTEPLYGDEEKPSRARISALPDLFSPISRLKDPERTGSIMHRFLETWDFTEETVEKEIEFVLGEFLVSNPDMKELLFELSSNFLSSELFPFISAAGRIRRELKFVFDPGEDSPRRGRIDLLTEEKAGMRLFDYKYRKSMDDEARSVYEEQMDGYCEAVRSRFEKPLLSRHIVLIPQVELVSI